From the Desulfuromonadales bacterium genome, one window contains:
- a CDS encoding TRAP transporter small permease, with translation MNRIFRTVDRIFAFVEDWSLFLAVAAALVSAMANVILRKTTHINLYWSDEVVRKVIFFTTYVGCIAAIRSRNLIRIDALPQIIPILKKPLTLISHLAVLVFSGVMLRLGWQMTVSVYQDEYARTATLQIPEWYFYAVLPVMGAMMFLRTLIVMVEDWKGVKG, from the coding sequence GTGAACAGGATTTTCCGCACCGTGGATCGGATCTTTGCCTTCGTCGAAGACTGGTCCCTGTTTCTCGCCGTCGCCGCCGCCCTGGTTTCGGCGATGGCCAACGTGATACTGCGCAAAACCACGCATATCAATCTCTACTGGTCCGACGAGGTGGTCCGCAAGGTGATCTTCTTCACCACCTACGTCGGCTGCATTGCGGCCATCCGCAGCCGCAACCTGATCCGCATTGACGCCCTGCCGCAGATCATCCCGATCCTGAAGAAGCCGCTGACCCTGATCAGTCATCTGGCGGTGCTGGTCTTTTCCGGAGTGATGCTTCGGCTCGGCTGGCAGATGACCGTTTCCGTCTACCAGGACGAGTACGCCCGCACCGCAACGCTGCAGATTCCCGAGTGGTATTTCTACGCCGTGCTGCCGGTGATGGGCGCCATGATGTTTTTGCGGACGCTGATCGTCATGGTGGAAGACTGGAAAGGGGTAAAGGGATAA
- a CDS encoding TRAP transporter substrate-binding protein: protein MLRKITLVLLMLTLTCALPALAQEKADPLAAWKPKFDPSGAKYTYILSNVSHPAIEGIGVGYRIRDKVWERSKGQIYVDFRPLAQLGGERDVIQKLKLGAVQGMLCSSVAAANVADKLGVVNLPYVVDTFDKLDKFRSTPALWSEFRNSVLSQGLTVADITGYGTYGWATTTPVRSLEEAKKVNFRIAEAPVNTDIYKSWGLKFTVMPWPDVPQALQTGVINGLDHTPTVCNIQRMFDVAKHFTQVEYAQGLFIHLMNKRWLDQLPPDLQKVLLEVIEEESAKTRQATRQQHEAQIADAKSKGVQFYPLPDADKKKLTELAAPVYETWGKKIGADYLQLVRTTLSK, encoded by the coding sequence ATGCTGCGAAAAATCACCCTCGTTCTGCTGATGCTTACCCTGACCTGCGCCCTTCCGGCGCTGGCGCAGGAAAAGGCCGACCCCCTGGCCGCCTGGAAGCCGAAGTTCGATCCCAGTGGCGCCAAGTACACCTACATCCTCTCCAACGTGTCGCATCCGGCCATCGAAGGGATTGGTGTGGGCTACCGCATCCGCGACAAGGTTTGGGAACGCTCGAAGGGGCAGATTTACGTCGACTTCCGTCCTCTGGCGCAGCTCGGCGGCGAGCGGGATGTCATTCAGAAGCTGAAACTGGGCGCCGTCCAGGGGATGCTCTGCTCCTCGGTGGCGGCCGCCAACGTCGCCGACAAGCTGGGGGTCGTTAATCTCCCCTACGTGGTCGACACCTTTGACAAGCTGGACAAATTCCGCAGTACCCCGGCCCTGTGGAGCGAGTTCAGGAACAGCGTCCTCTCCCAGGGGCTGACGGTCGCCGATATCACCGGCTATGGCACCTATGGCTGGGCCACCACCACCCCGGTGCGCAGCCTGGAGGAAGCGAAAAAGGTCAATTTCCGCATCGCCGAGGCACCGGTGAACACCGATATCTACAAGTCCTGGGGACTGAAATTTACCGTCATGCCCTGGCCCGACGTTCCCCAGGCCCTGCAGACCGGGGTCATCAACGGCCTCGACCATACTCCCACCGTGTGCAACATCCAGCGGATGTTCGATGTGGCCAAGCACTTCACCCAGGTCGAATACGCCCAGGGGCTGTTCATCCACTTGATGAACAAACGCTGGCTCGATCAGCTTCCGCCTGACCTGCAGAAGGTCCTGCTCGAGGTCATCGAGGAAGAAAGCGCAAAAACCCGGCAGGCGACCCGCCAGCAGCATGAGGCCCAGATTGCCGACGCCAAGAGCAAAGGGGTCCAGTTCTACCCGCTTCCCGATGCGGACAAGAAGAAGCTGACCGAACTTGCCGCCCCCGTTTACGAAACCTGGGGAAAGAAGATCGGCGCCGACTACCTTCAGTTGGTGCGCACCACCCTCAGCAAATAG
- a CDS encoding TRAP transporter substrate-binding protein, translating into MYRNSLAGLALLALLLAPGSSRGADPLAAWTPKFDPSGAQYTYILSNVDHPAIEGIAVGYRIRDKIWERSGGRLFVDFRPLAQLGGEKDVISKLKLGAVQGMLCSSVAAVNVADKLGIVNLPFVIDSFDKLEKFRRTPELFNEFRDSALKQGVMVVDFTGYGPYGWATTSPVRTLEEARKINFRVAQAPVNADVYKAWEMKFTVMPWPDVPQALQTGVINGLDHTPIVCSITKKFDVARYFTRLDYAQGLYIHLMNKRWFDKLPADLQKILIETIEEESSRARQATQKQQQEQIAEATARGVEFLTLAPADRRKLVDLSAPVYEKWGPKVGVDYLQKVRSQLGN; encoded by the coding sequence ATGTACCGGAATTCCCTCGCTGGACTTGCTTTGCTGGCTTTGCTTCTGGCGCCCGGCAGCAGCCGGGGTGCCGACCCGCTGGCCGCCTGGACACCGAAGTTCGACCCCAGCGGCGCCCAGTACACCTACATTCTCTCCAACGTCGACCATCCGGCCATCGAGGGGATCGCCGTCGGCTACCGCATCCGCGACAAGATCTGGGAGCGCTCGGGCGGCCGCCTCTTCGTCGACTTCCGCCCCCTCGCCCAGCTCGGCGGTGAAAAGGACGTGATCAGCAAGCTCAAGCTCGGGGCCGTGCAGGGGATGCTCTGCTCCTCGGTGGCCGCAGTCAATGTTGCCGACAAACTGGGGATCGTCAATCTGCCGTTCGTCATCGACAGCTTTGACAAGCTGGAGAAGTTCCGGCGGACGCCCGAGTTGTTCAACGAATTCCGCGACAGTGCCCTGAAGCAGGGGGTCATGGTCGTCGACTTCACCGGCTATGGCCCCTACGGTTGGGCCACCACGTCGCCGGTCCGCACCCTGGAGGAGGCCCGAAAGATCAACTTCCGGGTGGCACAGGCGCCGGTCAACGCCGACGTCTACAAGGCCTGGGAGATGAAGTTCACCGTCATGCCCTGGCCCGACGTCCCCCAGGCGCTGCAGACCGGCGTCATCAACGGCCTCGACCATACGCCGATTGTTTGCAGCATCACTAAAAAGTTCGATGTGGCCAGGTACTTCACCCGTCTCGACTATGCCCAGGGCCTCTACATCCACCTGATGAACAAGCGCTGGTTCGACAAGCTGCCGGCCGACCTGCAGAAGATCCTCATCGAAACGATCGAGGAGGAGAGCAGCCGCGCCCGGCAGGCGACGCAGAAACAACAGCAGGAACAAATCGCCGAGGCGACTGCGCGCGGTGTCGAGTTTCTGACGCTTGCTCCGGCGGATCGCCGCAAGCTGGTCGATCTCTCCGCACCGGTCTATGAAAAATGGGGCCCGAAGGTGGGAGTCGACTATCTGCAAAAAGTCCGGTCCCAGCTCGGCAACTAG